The following coding sequences are from one Mycolicibacterium aichiense window:
- a CDS encoding TetR/AcrR family transcriptional regulator: MASRRSDPRPARSRARLLDAATALLRTGGPSAVTVDAVTRGANVARATLYRHFPSGNDLLAAAFHSLIPPAPMPPETGTLRERLLALLQAQADLISETPALLSATYWLALGPDMEHLPGKTGDADSPEVRTLRERVAQQYGAPFDAIFDSPDARRELGEVDRAQAIMLLIGPLVAGRISTLADFDYRECARAAVDGFLAVHRISEITSASSESAGV, translated from the coding sequence ATGGCAAGCCGACGCAGTGACCCCAGACCTGCGCGTTCACGCGCGCGGTTACTGGACGCCGCAACGGCATTGCTGCGCACGGGCGGCCCCAGCGCGGTCACCGTCGACGCCGTCACCCGCGGCGCGAACGTCGCGAGGGCGACCCTGTACCGGCATTTCCCGAGCGGAAACGACCTGCTGGCCGCCGCGTTCCACAGTCTTATTCCGCCGGCCCCGATGCCGCCGGAGACCGGGACGCTGCGGGAGCGCCTACTGGCGCTGCTGCAGGCGCAGGCCGACCTCATCTCGGAGACCCCGGCGCTGTTGTCAGCGACCTACTGGCTGGCGTTGGGCCCGGACATGGAGCACCTGCCCGGCAAGACCGGGGACGCGGACAGCCCGGAGGTCCGCACCCTGCGGGAGCGGGTCGCCCAGCAGTACGGCGCACCGTTCGACGCGATCTTCGACAGCCCGGACGCCCGGCGCGAGCTGGGCGAGGTCGACCGCGCGCAGGCCATCATGCTGTTGATCGGCCCGCTGGTTGCAGGCCGGATCAGTACGCTCGCCGACTTCGACTACCGCGAGTGTGCCCGCGCCGCGGTGGACGGCTTTCTGGCCGTCCACCGGATCAGTGAGATCACTTCAGCGAGTAGCGAATCGGCAGGCGTTTGA
- the mftG gene encoding mycofactocin system GMC family oxidoreductase MftG gives MADHSTRSDVLIVGAGSAGSVLAERLSADVGCLVTVVETGLGPDEPGVRALTRNGLQLPIGAASPLAQRYRTRLTDDPPRDADVVRGVTVGGSGAVNGGYFCRALPVDFDGPAVPGWSWNEVRPHYRAIQTDLDFPDRADGGPIAIRRTNELVGSTAAFVDAAQAAGLRWLPDLNAEPTGDNAPPGIGAVPLNIVDGVRSGPGAAFLEPAAARPNLTVLPRTRALRVRLSGGRAVGVEVVGPNGPAVLEADRVVLSAGAISSAHLLMLSGIGPAATLRRLGIAVAADLPVGQRTWDHPEWVLPTTWTVAPQRPVLEVVLVIDGLEIRPYTGGFIAMVGDGTAGRPDWPHLGVALMSPRSTGHVSLQSADPMLTPLIEHHYDSAGEDTAALRRGCDYAAEILGTTTQLGEPMWSTSQHLCGTAPMGLDTDEHAVVDPRCRVRGIDNLWVVDGSVLPRITSRGPHATIAMIGHRAADFVSSG, from the coding sequence GTGGCCGACCACAGCACCCGCAGCGACGTCCTGATCGTCGGTGCCGGAAGCGCCGGATCCGTGTTGGCCGAACGCCTCTCGGCAGACGTGGGGTGCCTGGTCACGGTCGTCGAAACCGGGCTCGGTCCCGACGAGCCGGGTGTCCGAGCCCTCACCCGCAACGGCCTGCAACTGCCCATCGGCGCCGCGAGCCCGCTGGCCCAGCGCTATCGGACCCGCCTGACCGACGATCCGCCCCGCGACGCCGACGTCGTCCGCGGTGTGACGGTGGGCGGCTCCGGTGCGGTCAATGGCGGCTATTTCTGCCGGGCATTGCCGGTCGACTTCGACGGGCCTGCCGTGCCGGGCTGGTCATGGAACGAGGTGAGACCGCACTACCGCGCCATCCAGACCGATCTGGACTTCCCCGACCGCGCTGACGGTGGTCCCATCGCCATCCGGCGCACCAACGAACTCGTCGGCAGTACAGCCGCTTTCGTCGATGCGGCCCAGGCCGCCGGATTGCGCTGGCTACCTGACCTCAACGCCGAGCCCACCGGGGACAATGCGCCACCCGGCATCGGGGCGGTGCCGCTGAACATCGTCGACGGTGTACGCAGCGGCCCCGGCGCGGCATTCCTGGAACCGGCTGCCGCCCGCCCCAATCTGACCGTGCTGCCGCGTACCCGCGCCCTGCGTGTCCGGCTCTCCGGCGGTCGCGCGGTCGGCGTCGAGGTCGTCGGCCCGAACGGGCCGGCTGTGTTGGAGGCCGACCGGGTGGTGCTCTCGGCGGGCGCCATCTCCTCGGCGCACCTGCTCATGCTCTCGGGCATCGGACCCGCCGCGACCCTGCGCCGGCTCGGTATCGCGGTGGCGGCCGACCTGCCGGTGGGGCAACGAACCTGGGACCACCCGGAGTGGGTGCTGCCGACAACCTGGACCGTCGCGCCCCAGCGTCCGGTGCTCGAAGTGGTGCTGGTCATCGACGGCCTCGAGATTCGGCCGTACACCGGTGGTTTCATCGCCATGGTCGGCGACGGCACCGCCGGCCGCCCGGATTGGCCCCATCTCGGTGTGGCGCTGATGAGTCCCCGGTCCACTGGGCACGTCTCGCTGCAGTCCGCCGACCCGATGCTCACCCCGTTGATCGAGCACCACTACGACAGCGCGGGCGAGGATACCGCCGCGTTGCGGCGCGGCTGCGACTATGCCGCTGAGATACTGGGAACCACAACACAACTCGGGGAACCGATGTGGTCGACTTCCCAGCATCTCTGCGGCACGGCCCCGATGGGGCTCGACACCGACGAGCATGCCGTCGTCGATCCGCGGTGCCGGGTGCGGGGGATCGACAATCTCTGGGTGGTGGACGGTTCAGTCCTGCCGCGTATCACCAGCCGCGGCCCCCACGCGACGATCGCGATGATCGGGCACCGCGCCGCTGACTTCGTCTCGTCCGGTTAA
- a CDS encoding carboxylesterase/lipase family protein, whose product MARAVGRVGSILVPHQSRSRRLRRATVLLIALAVAACARNSGEPQPQGAAAAEPESAVVQTAAGALRGVVAPGYRVFNGIPYAAAPVGPLRWQPPQPAAPWPGERDATKPGVRCIQDTTYDPDYGRPTGEDCLNLNVWTPDGASRSHKKPVMVWIHGGGFLNGSADIYDARWMATQGDIVVVTVNYRLGTLGFLADPALSQNGDVGNYGLADQQAALRWVRDNVAEFGGDPTQVTIAGESAGAMSVCDHLVAPESAGLFRAAILQSGPCQAQADRPTAQQVSAEYAAAAGCTDAAAVAGCLRRLPTEALRRAPLYVGFGPDKLTGPVTGTDRLPADPMTAIASGRVTRMPVLVGSNGDEFAMFAAIQYLKERQLPPYPQLMAKTFGGDAAAVADRYPLDRYGGSVGLAYSAAVTDSVFACPADRIASGLARTGPVYAYEFNDRTAPAPDPLRAAPFPVGASHSLELRYLFDVGGAPPLDPAQRVLSDQMVAYWSQFVKTGSPEVTGLPQWPEFGADEATGKRLSLQTGELTVTTDFSARHQCPFWTSRSGAR is encoded by the coding sequence ATGGCTCGGGCGGTCGGCCGCGTAGGCTCGATTCTCGTGCCACACCAATCGAGGAGCCGACGACTGCGGCGCGCGACGGTGCTGCTCATCGCCCTGGCCGTAGCCGCATGCGCGCGGAACAGCGGTGAGCCGCAACCTCAGGGTGCCGCGGCAGCCGAGCCGGAGTCGGCGGTGGTGCAGACCGCGGCCGGTGCGCTGCGCGGCGTGGTGGCCCCCGGCTATCGGGTCTTCAACGGCATTCCCTACGCGGCGGCACCGGTCGGGCCACTTCGCTGGCAACCGCCGCAGCCGGCGGCACCCTGGCCCGGTGAGCGCGATGCCACCAAACCGGGTGTGCGGTGCATCCAGGACACCACCTACGACCCCGACTACGGGCGTCCCACAGGTGAGGACTGCCTGAACCTCAACGTCTGGACTCCTGACGGGGCGAGCCGCTCTCACAAGAAGCCGGTGATGGTGTGGATTCACGGTGGCGGTTTCCTCAACGGCAGTGCCGACATCTACGACGCGCGGTGGATGGCCACCCAGGGCGACATCGTCGTCGTCACCGTCAACTACCGGCTCGGAACCCTGGGGTTCCTGGCGGATCCCGCGTTGAGTCAGAACGGCGACGTCGGCAATTACGGCCTCGCCGATCAACAGGCGGCGCTGCGGTGGGTTCGTGACAACGTCGCCGAATTCGGCGGCGACCCAACCCAAGTCACGATCGCCGGAGAATCTGCTGGTGCGATGTCGGTGTGCGACCACCTGGTCGCGCCCGAGTCGGCCGGCTTGTTCCGCGCAGCGATCCTGCAGAGCGGGCCGTGCCAGGCGCAGGCGGACCGGCCTACCGCCCAACAGGTCAGTGCCGAATACGCGGCCGCGGCGGGGTGCACCGATGCAGCCGCGGTGGCGGGGTGCCTGCGAAGGCTGCCCACCGAGGCCCTGCGACGCGCTCCGCTCTATGTCGGGTTCGGCCCCGACAAGCTGACCGGGCCGGTCACCGGTACCGACCGGTTACCGGCTGACCCGATGACCGCGATCGCGTCGGGCCGGGTGACTCGGATGCCGGTGCTTGTCGGCAGCAACGGTGACGAGTTCGCGATGTTCGCCGCAATCCAGTACCTCAAGGAGCGGCAGTTGCCGCCCTATCCGCAGTTGATGGCGAAAACGTTCGGCGGGGACGCCGCTGCGGTCGCCGACCGTTATCCGCTGGATCGGTACGGCGGCAGCGTGGGCCTGGCGTACTCCGCGGCGGTGACGGACAGCGTATTCGCTTGTCCCGCAGACCGAATCGCGTCTGGTCTGGCGCGCACCGGACCGGTGTACGCCTACGAGTTCAACGACCGCACGGCGCCGGCCCCCGACCCGCTGCGTGCGGCGCCGTTCCCGGTGGGGGCCAGCCACTCGCTGGAGTTGCGGTATCTGTTCGACGTCGGCGGCGCTCCGCCGCTGGACCCGGCGCAACGTGTGTTGTCCGACCAGATGGTGGCCTACTGGAGCCAGTTCGTGAAGACCGGCTCTCCCGAGGTGACGGGGTTGCCGCAGTGGCCGGAGTTCGGCGCCGACGAAGCCACCGGCAAGCGACTGTCGCTGCAGACCGGCGAGTTGACGGTCACCACCGACTTCAGTGCGCGGCACCAGTGCCCGTTCTGGACGAGCCGCAGCGGGGCGCGCTAG
- a CDS encoding cytochrome P450, translating into MTPRIMDKAARVLASPLGYTDEKRMHESLAHLRAHAPVSWVEAEGYRPFWAITKHADIMDIERQNDLFTNDPRPLLAIAEADDVLRAQMEAGIGLRTLIHMDDPLHRDMRKIGADWFRPKAMRALKTRCDELAKIYVDKMLEQGPELDFVQEIAVNFPLYIILSLLGLPESDFPRMLKLTQEMFGGDDEEFQRGGKTDDMLAVLLDFFNYFNALTASRRENPTEDLSSAIANATINGEPLSDMDTASYYVIVASAGHDTTSAGIAGGLLELIRNPGELQRLQNDPSLMGTAVEEMIRCIVPVKEFMRTAQADTEVRGVPIAKGESVLLSYVSANRDEEVFADPMRFDVGRDPNKHLSFGYGVHFCLGAALARMEMNSFFTELVPRISSIELAGEPELMATTFVGGLKRLPIRYSLK; encoded by the coding sequence ATGACCCCACGGATCATGGACAAGGCGGCCCGGGTTCTGGCCAGTCCGCTGGGCTACACCGATGAGAAGCGGATGCACGAATCGCTTGCTCACCTGCGTGCGCATGCCCCCGTCTCGTGGGTCGAAGCAGAGGGCTACCGCCCGTTCTGGGCGATCACCAAGCACGCCGACATCATGGACATCGAGCGGCAGAACGACCTGTTCACCAACGATCCGCGACCACTGCTGGCGATCGCCGAAGCCGACGATGTGCTGCGTGCGCAGATGGAAGCAGGGATCGGCCTGCGCACGCTGATCCATATGGACGACCCGCTGCACCGCGACATGCGCAAGATCGGTGCCGATTGGTTCCGCCCGAAAGCCATGCGCGCGTTGAAGACCCGCTGCGATGAGCTGGCCAAGATCTACGTCGACAAGATGCTCGAGCAGGGACCCGAACTCGACTTCGTGCAGGAGATCGCGGTCAACTTTCCGCTCTACATCATTCTGTCGCTGCTGGGCCTTCCGGAGTCCGACTTCCCGCGGATGCTCAAGCTCACCCAGGAGATGTTCGGCGGAGACGACGAAGAGTTCCAGCGCGGCGGCAAGACCGACGACATGCTCGCGGTGCTGCTGGACTTCTTCAACTACTTCAACGCGCTGACCGCTTCCCGGCGCGAAAACCCCACCGAGGACCTGAGCTCGGCGATCGCGAACGCCACGATCAACGGAGAACCGTTGTCCGACATGGACACCGCCTCCTACTACGTCATCGTCGCCAGCGCCGGCCACGACACCACCAGCGCCGGAATCGCCGGCGGACTCCTCGAACTCATCCGCAACCCGGGTGAGCTACAGCGTCTGCAGAACGATCCCTCCCTGATGGGCACCGCGGTCGAGGAGATGATCCGCTGCATCGTGCCGGTCAAGGAATTCATGCGCACCGCCCAAGCCGACACCGAGGTCCGCGGCGTCCCCATCGCCAAGGGCGAATCCGTACTGCTGTCCTACGTCTCGGCCAACCGCGACGAAGAGGTCTTCGCCGACCCGATGCGCTTCGACGTCGGCCGCGACCCCAACAAGCACCTGTCGTTCGGCTACGGCGTGCACTTCTGCCTGGGCGCAGCCCTGGCCCGCATGGAGATGAACAGCTTCTTCACCGAACTCGTCCCCCGCATCAGCTCCATCGAACTCGCCGGCGAACCCGAACTCATGGCCACCACCTTCGTCGGCGGCCTCAAACGCCTGCCGATTCGCTACTCGCTGAAGTGA
- the mftE gene encoding mycofactocin biosynthesis peptidyl-dipeptidase MftE, which translates to MNSAYHRRVALRSELGNSTSSQLRDTSPTILIPVGSTEQHGPHLPLDTDTRIATAVARAVTADLDGSDHDQYLLAPAIAYGASGEHEGFAGTVSIGTAALTTVLVEYGRSACGWARRVVFVNGHGGNLEAMRSAVRLLRTEGRDAAWCPCIAEGGDAHAGHTETSVLLHISPADVHTDAWCSGNRAPLATLLPQMRLGGVAAVSEVGVLGDPTTATPVEGERIFAQMVADCSRRIGRWRPADDGLLI; encoded by the coding sequence GTGAATTCGGCCTACCATCGGCGCGTGGCTTTACGGAGCGAGCTGGGCAACTCGACATCGAGTCAGCTTCGCGATACCTCGCCCACGATCTTGATCCCGGTCGGTTCGACCGAGCAGCACGGCCCGCACCTGCCGCTGGACACCGACACCCGCATCGCCACCGCGGTGGCCCGGGCTGTCACCGCAGACCTCGACGGGTCGGATCATGATCAGTATCTGCTCGCGCCCGCGATCGCCTACGGCGCGTCCGGCGAGCACGAGGGGTTTGCCGGGACGGTGTCGATCGGCACCGCGGCGCTGACCACCGTACTGGTCGAGTACGGCCGTTCAGCGTGTGGCTGGGCGCGCCGGGTGGTCTTCGTCAACGGTCACGGCGGCAACCTGGAAGCCATGCGCTCCGCGGTGCGCCTGCTGCGCACCGAGGGCCGCGATGCCGCCTGGTGCCCGTGCATCGCCGAGGGCGGCGATGCCCACGCCGGCCATACGGAAACGTCTGTATTGCTACATATTTCACCGGCGGACGTGCACACCGACGCCTGGTGTAGCGGGAACAGGGCTCCACTGGCTACCCTTTTGCCGCAGATGCGTCTCGGGGGGGTGGCCGCGGTGAGTGAGGTGGGCGTGCTGGGTGACCCGACGACGGCGACTCCGGTCGAGGGTGAGCGCATCTTCGCGCAGATGGTCGCCGATTGTTCACGACGTATCGGCCGGTGGCGCCCGGCCGACGACGGGCTGCTGATATGA
- the mftD gene encoding pre-mycofactocin synthase MftD (MftD, an enzyme found in the mycofactocin biosynthesis locus, performs an oxidative deamination of 3-amino-5-[(p-hydroxyphenyl)methyl]-4,4-dimethyl-2-pyrrolidinone (AHDP). The resulting compound, now called pre-mycofactocin (PMFT), is a biologically active redox cofactor that can oxidize the non-exchangeable NADH of TIGR03971 family SDR-type oxidoreductases.), giving the protein MARDTWFETVAIAQQRARKRLPKSAYGALIGGSEKGLTVNGNNEAFNELGFAPHVIGALEKRDMATTVMGQEVSVPVLISPTGVQAVHPDGEVAVARAAAARGTAMGLSSFASKPIEEVVAANPKTFFQIYWLGDRDAIAARAERARAAGAVGLIVTTDWSFSHGRDWGSPKIPEKMDLKTMIKMSPEVLTKPSWFYQWAKTMRPPALSVPNQAARGEAGPAFFDAYGQWMGTPPPTWDDIAWLRELWGGPFMLKGVMRIDDAKRAVDAGVSAISVSNHGGNNLDGTPASIRALPAIAAAVGDQVEVLLDGGVRRGSDVVKALALGARAVMIGRAYLWGLAANGQAGVENVLDILTGGIDSALRGLGKASVHDLTAEDILVPDGFVRALGVPGGGAH; this is encoded by the coding sequence ATGGCACGCGACACCTGGTTCGAAACCGTCGCCATCGCGCAGCAGCGCGCCCGCAAGCGCCTCCCGAAGTCGGCGTACGGCGCACTCATCGGTGGCAGTGAGAAGGGCCTCACGGTCAACGGCAACAACGAGGCCTTCAACGAGCTCGGCTTCGCCCCGCATGTCATCGGCGCTCTTGAGAAGCGGGATATGGCAACGACGGTGATGGGCCAAGAGGTTTCGGTGCCGGTGCTGATCTCACCGACCGGCGTGCAGGCCGTGCACCCCGACGGTGAGGTGGCCGTCGCCCGCGCCGCCGCAGCCCGCGGCACCGCGATGGGGCTGTCGTCGTTTGCCAGCAAGCCCATCGAAGAGGTCGTCGCGGCCAACCCGAAGACGTTCTTCCAGATCTACTGGCTGGGCGACCGGGACGCCATCGCCGCCCGCGCCGAGCGGGCCCGCGCCGCCGGGGCCGTCGGACTCATCGTGACCACCGACTGGAGCTTCAGCCACGGGCGCGACTGGGGCAGCCCCAAGATCCCGGAAAAAATGGACCTCAAGACCATGATCAAGATGAGTCCGGAGGTTCTGACCAAGCCGAGCTGGTTCTACCAGTGGGCCAAGACCATGCGCCCGCCGGCCCTGTCGGTGCCGAACCAGGCCGCCAGGGGCGAGGCCGGCCCGGCGTTCTTCGACGCCTACGGCCAGTGGATGGGCACGCCACCGCCGACGTGGGACGACATCGCCTGGCTGCGCGAGTTGTGGGGCGGACCGTTCATGCTCAAGGGCGTAATGCGGATCGATGACGCCAAACGTGCTGTGGATGCTGGCGTTTCGGCGATCTCGGTGTCCAACCACGGTGGCAACAACCTGGACGGCACGCCGGCATCGATCCGGGCGCTGCCTGCCATCGCCGCGGCCGTCGGTGACCAGGTCGAGGTGCTGCTCGATGGCGGTGTCCGTAGGGGCAGCGACGTCGTCAAGGCCCTCGCGCTGGGTGCCCGCGCGGTCATGATCGGCCGCGCCTACCTATGGGGTCTGGCGGCGAACGGGCAGGCGGGTGTGGAGAACGTCCTCGACATCCTCACCGGCGGCATCGACTCGGCCCTGCGGGGGCTGGGGAAGGCGTCGGTTCACGACCTGACGGCCGAGGACATCTTGGTCCCGGACGGCTTCGTCCGGGCGCTCGGAGTGCCCGGCGGCGGCGCGCACTGA
- a CDS encoding MFS transporter, which produces MDTSIRPDKGTDSRLRDVSTLQRTWTLTVACLGVALVISSMIALNTALGDIAVSTSANQSQLTWVVDSYTLVLACLLLPAGAIGDRYGRRGALLIGLAIFTLASLAPIFFDSPIQIIAARAVAGAGAAFVMPATLSLLTVVYPKSERTKAVGIWAAVAGSGAVLGMLGSGVLLRFWPWQSIFWALAGAGVLLFALTWTVSDSRDIATPPLDWPGALLIAGAVAILVFGIVEAPQRGWSDPLVICCLAAGLALTAAFGVLEAHRLHPLLDVSLFRRADFATGAAAIAVLFLANFGFMFLAMQYTQLILGYSALQTAMALTPLILPLGVLSVTSSWYLPRLGLRMVVFTGLLFLTAGFVCLLTLRIDSSYLGLAWPLLVLATGVGLCTAPTTSAIMNAAPDDKQGVASAVNDAVREVGAALGIALAGSVLAGQYTHRLGEQLSAFPPPVRQAAGGSLAEALAVSTRLGPAGAQLADISKSAFLHAMQSSIVVLAILVGVAAVLIGLWAPGRDGRQLRLVRRLTGRDEVSGAVPDHRDRRVGAAAGDTRQD; this is translated from the coding sequence GTGGACACCTCGATCCGGCCCGACAAGGGTACCGATAGCCGACTCCGGGACGTCTCGACTCTGCAGCGAACGTGGACATTGACCGTCGCCTGCCTGGGCGTGGCGCTGGTGATCTCCTCGATGATCGCCCTCAACACCGCGCTGGGCGACATCGCCGTGTCGACCTCGGCCAACCAGTCCCAGCTGACCTGGGTTGTCGACAGCTACACCCTGGTACTGGCCTGCCTGCTGCTGCCGGCCGGAGCCATCGGTGATCGCTACGGCCGCCGCGGCGCTCTATTGATCGGTCTGGCTATTTTCACGTTGGCATCGCTGGCGCCGATCTTCTTCGACTCACCGATTCAGATCATCGCGGCTCGGGCGGTGGCCGGAGCGGGAGCTGCGTTCGTCATGCCGGCCACGCTGTCCCTTCTCACCGTGGTCTATCCGAAGTCGGAACGCACCAAGGCGGTGGGCATCTGGGCCGCGGTGGCCGGCAGCGGCGCCGTGCTTGGCATGTTGGGTTCCGGTGTGTTGCTGCGATTTTGGCCGTGGCAGTCGATCTTCTGGGCGTTGGCAGGCGCAGGCGTGCTGTTGTTCGCGCTGACCTGGACGGTCAGCGATTCCCGCGACATTGCGACTCCCCCGCTCGACTGGCCCGGCGCGCTACTGATCGCAGGTGCCGTCGCAATACTGGTGTTCGGCATCGTCGAGGCGCCCCAACGCGGCTGGTCGGATCCGCTGGTGATCTGCTGCCTCGCCGCGGGGCTGGCGCTTACCGCGGCATTCGGCGTATTGGAAGCCCACCGACTACATCCGCTGCTCGATGTATCCCTTTTCCGGCGAGCCGATTTCGCGACCGGTGCGGCCGCGATCGCGGTGTTGTTCCTGGCCAACTTCGGGTTCATGTTTCTCGCCATGCAGTACACGCAGCTGATTTTGGGCTACTCGGCATTGCAAACCGCAATGGCACTGACCCCGCTGATACTCCCGCTGGGCGTGCTGTCGGTGACGTCGTCGTGGTACCTGCCGCGGCTGGGTCTACGGATGGTCGTCTTCACCGGATTGCTCTTCCTGACAGCCGGATTCGTCTGTCTGTTGACCCTGCGGATCGACTCGTCCTACCTCGGCCTGGCCTGGCCGCTGCTGGTACTGGCCACCGGGGTCGGGCTGTGCACCGCCCCGACCACATCGGCGATCATGAACGCCGCACCCGACGACAAGCAGGGCGTGGCGTCGGCGGTCAACGACGCCGTCCGTGAAGTCGGCGCCGCGCTGGGTATCGCCTTGGCGGGCTCGGTGCTGGCCGGTCAATACACTCACCGCCTCGGCGAACAACTGTCGGCGTTCCCGCCGCCCGTGCGACAGGCCGCCGGTGGTTCACTGGCCGAAGCGCTGGCGGTGTCCACCCGGCTCGGGCCCGCCGGCGCCCAGTTGGCCGACATCAGCAAGTCGGCCTTCCTGCACGCAATGCAGAGCTCGATCGTGGTGCTCGCGATTCTCGTCGGGGTCGCCGCCGTGCTGATCGGGTTGTGGGCCCCCGGCCGGGACGGCCGCCAACTGCGGCTCGTCCGACGGTTAACCGGACGAGACGAAGTCAGCGGCGCGGTGCCCGATCATCGCGATCGTCGCGTGGGGGCCGCGGCTGGTGATACGCGGCAGGACTGA
- the mftF gene encoding mycofactocin biosynthesis glycosyltransferase MftF (Members of this protein family, MftF, are glycosyltransferases, members of PF00535 (glycosyl transferase family 2). The encoding gene is found as part of the mycofactocin cassette, in Mycobacterium tuberculosis, many other Actinobacteria, and occasional members of other lineages. Mycofactocin itself, a putative redox carrier, is a heavily modified derivative of the C-terminal Val-Tyr dipeptide of the mycofactocin precursor MftA (TIGR03969).): MTQPRLPDGFAVQVDRRVRTLAEGSALLGGSPTRLLRLAPAAQTLLDGGRLEVRDAVSAQLARTLLDATVAHPRPAGGPSHRDVTVVIPVRNNPFGLYRLIMSLRGMRVVVVDDGSEMPIQPDDFAGARCDVEVVRHARSKGPAAARNTGLASCATDFVAFLDSDVVPRRGWLEALLGHFCDPAVALVAPRIVGLGHSDQLVARYEAVRSSLDLGEREAPVMPYGRVSYVPSAAIICRRSALLEVGGFDETLPSGEDVDLCWRLIESGSRLRYEPIALVAHEHRTQMREWLGRKAFYGSSAAPLSIRHPDKMAPVVISAWSLLVWLLMALGSVGGYLASLVFAGVTTRRTAKAMQNTDAGISEVVVLALRGIGAAALQLSAAVCRHYWPLALVAALLSRRCRQAILVAAVLDGVQDWITRNRSTDVEGKPIGLFAYLLLKRLDDLAYGAGLWTGVVRERTLRPLKPQIKT; encoded by the coding sequence ATGACCCAGCCGCGGTTGCCCGACGGCTTCGCGGTTCAGGTCGATCGTCGGGTGCGCACACTCGCCGAGGGCTCGGCCCTGCTCGGCGGTTCACCGACCCGGCTGCTGCGCCTGGCGCCGGCAGCTCAGACCTTGCTGGACGGCGGCCGCCTCGAGGTGCGCGACGCGGTGAGCGCCCAGTTGGCCCGCACCCTGCTCGACGCCACCGTCGCCCATCCCCGCCCGGCGGGGGGTCCGTCGCACCGCGACGTCACCGTGGTTATCCCCGTGCGCAACAACCCCTTTGGGCTCTATCGGCTGATCATGTCGTTGCGCGGTATGCGCGTGGTGGTCGTCGACGACGGGTCCGAGATGCCGATTCAGCCCGACGATTTCGCCGGCGCCCGCTGTGATGTCGAGGTGGTGCGTCACGCGCGCAGCAAAGGACCGGCTGCTGCCCGCAATACCGGGCTTGCCTCTTGCGCAACAGATTTCGTAGCCTTCCTGGACTCCGATGTCGTTCCGCGGCGCGGCTGGCTCGAGGCGCTGCTTGGTCATTTCTGCGATCCCGCGGTGGCGCTGGTGGCCCCGCGCATCGTCGGGCTCGGACACAGCGATCAGCTGGTCGCCCGGTACGAGGCGGTGCGGTCGTCGCTGGATCTCGGTGAGCGCGAGGCTCCGGTGATGCCGTACGGCCGGGTGTCCTACGTGCCGAGCGCGGCGATCATCTGCCGGCGTTCGGCGCTGCTCGAGGTCGGGGGTTTCGACGAGACCCTGCCCTCGGGTGAGGATGTCGATCTGTGCTGGCGGTTGATCGAGTCCGGTTCTCGGCTGCGCTACGAACCGATTGCGCTGGTCGCCCATGAGCACCGCACCCAGATGCGAGAGTGGCTGGGTCGCAAAGCTTTCTATGGCAGCTCGGCCGCGCCGCTGTCAATTCGGCACCCGGACAAGATGGCCCCGGTGGTGATCTCGGCGTGGAGCCTGCTGGTGTGGCTGCTGATGGCTCTGGGCTCGGTGGGCGGCTATCTGGCCTCGCTGGTGTTCGCCGGGGTGACCACCCGGCGCACGGCGAAGGCCATGCAGAACACCGACGCGGGAATATCCGAGGTGGTGGTCCTGGCTCTGCGCGGTATCGGCGCGGCCGCCCTGCAGCTGTCGGCGGCGGTATGCCGGCATTACTGGCCGCTGGCGTTGGTGGCGGCCCTGCTCTCCCGGCGGTGCCGGCAGGCGATCCTGGTGGCAGCGGTGCTCGACGGTGTGCAGGACTGGATCACCCGCAACCGCAGCACGGACGTCGAGGGTAAGCCGATCGGCCTGTTCGCCTACCTGTTGCTCAAGCGCCTCGACGATCTGGCGTACGGCGCCGGGTTGTGGACGGGTGTCGTCCGCGAGCGCACGTTGCGGCCGCTGAAGCCGCAGATCAAAACCTGA